In one window of Mytilus galloprovincialis chromosome 6, xbMytGall1.hap1.1, whole genome shotgun sequence DNA:
- the LOC143080507 gene encoding toll-like receptor 3 → MHTKEMFLHRVLVFTLVTCIKAENFCPEKCSCNKELTSVNCERHKLLNIPNKLPKSVERLYMTHNDIVHVNFSANVFLPNLRIIWLDNNKIAGLQANTFDGRIVPKLNQLHIRNNKISVIESRTFVNMTSLTQIYLTNNEIQEIQPDAFEDTPSVQLINLGSNYLSGIPRLGKLQSLKSLYIQANKLSDPTFPDEYRQLKKLNEIGLSNNAIRKLDDSTFRNLHNSDIRKLELSRNKIDEISTGAFSWMKNITSLKLGYNPLTSSDLEMAFHGLVGSSLVSLIIDNITLGGVLPSSTFRLLQNTSITTLSLKNNKMSNIPQRGFANLKKLITLTLSFANIFEISDSAFEGLDALTRLFLNNNQLFRVPNNLPPSLQWLYLNGNQITSLKDNTFKKLSKLQYLYLGGNKIHQLEQSAFVGLTSLKTIHLVDNKIHTLPGKLFESFIVLESLELNKNNINQIPNGDSLFGSMSSLNYLNMADNAFASCSMGLFRVLPSLRYLHLENNQLGNLIANDVNGHLFAGLHKLIVLNITNNQLTQLPDPIFKDLINLKYLNISSNKISSWGDNLFKRTFQLENLDLSQNMIALVNSSSVEDFKEMKTLDLRQNPFACTCDLRWFRDWMNTTTISILHNEAYLCNSPPEWHGKKLLSFDRHKINCVWFTTIQIIVAAVCGFLAFVIVIAVVYKRRWYIKLRWYRIQRSMVRSGGSGAVGYQKLDGDVNKYDAYICSASDNYQWVLKNIFPGVDCGDLETVTFGGEFKLYFEDRDAEPGKAEVYNIIENMEASRVVLIILTREFMAKERYKFEIITAIDLLEKGKISDILIVNVDGLTARHVPRLLRRKMERHDFLTWEDSEEAKLTFKEQLVEGLRRKRRMENVI, encoded by the exons ATGCACACAAAAGAg ATGTTCCTTCACCGAGTACTTGTCTTTACATTGGTCACTTGCATCAAGGCTGAAAATTTTTGCCCTGAGAAATGTTCCTGTAACAAAGAATTGACATCCGTGAATTGTGAAAGGCATAAACTATTAAACATTCCAAACAAACTTCCGAAATCAGTTGAGAGGCTTTACATGACACACAATGATATAGTACATGTTAATTTTTCTGCAAATGTCTTTTTACCAAACCTGCGAATTATCTGGTTAGACAATAACAAAATCGCAGGATTACAGGCTAACACTTTTGATGGTAGAATCGTTCCTAAGCTTAATCAATTACATATAAGGAACAATAAAATATCGGTGATAGAAAGCAGAACCTTTGTAAATATGACGTCATTAACGCAGATCTATCTAACCAACAATGAAATTCAAGAAATTCAGCCCGATGCATTTGAAGACACTCCATCAGTTCAATTAATAAACTTGGGCAGTAATTATTTGTCAGGAATTCCAAGACTTGGGAAATTACAGAGTCTTAAAAGTCTTTACATCCAGGCAAACAAGTTATCTGATCCAACGTTTCCGGACGAGTACCGACAACTgaagaaattaaatgaaattgGTTTGAGTAATAACGCAATAAGGAAACTCGATGATTCGACCTTTAGAAATTTGCATAATTCAGATATACGGAAACTGGAATTGTCAAGGAATAAAATTGATGAGATATCAACGGGCGCTTTTAGCTGGATGAAAAATATAACATCCCTTAAACTAGGCTATAATCCTTTGACCAGTTCAGACTTAGAGATGGCTTTTCATGGTCTTGTTGGATCAAGTCTGGTGTCATTGATTATAGATAATATAACTCTTGGTGGAGTTTTGCCCTCTTCTACATTTCGGTTACTTCAGAACACATCAATAACGACTCTTagtttgaaaaataacaaaatgagcAATATACCCCAAAGGGGGTTTGCAAATTTAAAGAAGTTGATCACCTTAACTCTTAGTTTTGCGAACATTTTTGAAATAAGTGACAGTGCCTTTGAAGGATTGGATGCATTAACAAGATTATTCCTAAATAACAATCAGTTATTCCGAGTACCAAACAATCTGCCGCCATCACTACAATGGTTATACTTAAATGGCAACCAAATAACAAGTTTAAAGGACAATACCTTTAAGAAGTTGTCTAAACTACAGTATCTTTATTTAGGAGGGAATAAAATTCATCAGCTTGAACAAAGTGCATTTGTGGGTCTCACTAGTTTGAAAACAATTCATTTGGTAGATAATAAGATCCACACTTTACCAGGAAAACTTTTTGAATCTTTTATTGTTTTAGAATCACTGGAacttaataaaaacaatataaaccaGATTCCGAACGGTGACAGTCTTTTTGGTTCCATGTCAtcattaaattatttaaacatgGCCGATAATGCATTTGCATCCTGTTCTATGGGACTTTTTCGTGTTCTTCCGTCGCTAAGGTATTTACACCTTGAAAATAATCAACTTGGTAACTTGATTGCCAATGACGTTAATGGTCATTTGTTTGCCGGATTGCACAAACTTATCGTATTGAACATAACTAACAATCAATTGACACAGCTTCCGGATCCAATTTTCAAAGATCTgataaatctcaaatatctcaatATCAGTTCAAACAAAATATCATCATGGGGAGATAATTTATTCAAAAGAACTTTTCAATTAGAAAATCTTGATCTGAGTCAAAATATGATAGCGCTTGTCAATTCGTCATCTGTTGAAGACTTTAAAGAAATGAAGACTCTTGATCTACGTCAGAACCCTTTTGCTTGCACGTGTGACTTACGATGGTTCCGTGATTGGATGAATACAACAACAATTTCAATTTTGCACAACGAAGCGTATCTCTGCAATTCGCCTCCAGAATGGCATGGAAAGAAACTACTTTCTTTTGACAGACATAAAATAAATTGTGTCTGGTTTACAACTATCCAAATTATAGTTGCAGCTGTATGTGGTTTTCTAGCTTTTGTTATAGTTATTGCTGTTGTTTACAAAAGGCGTTGGTACATCAAACTTCGATGGTATAGGATTCAGCGATCAATGGTAAGATCTGGTGGATCTGGAGCTGTCGGTTATCAGAAACTAGATGGCGATGTTAATAAATACGATGCTTACATTTGCAGTGCCAGTGACAATTATCAGTgggttttgaaaaatatctttcCAGGGGTAGACTGTGGGGATCTGGAAACTGTTACGTTCGGTGGTGaatttaaactttattttgaaGACAGAGACGCCGAACCAGGAAAAGCTGAAGTCTATAACATAATTGAAAACATGGAGGCAAGTCGAGTTGTGCTCATTATACTCACAAGAGAATTCATGGCGAAAGAGCGATACAAGTTTGAAATAATCACGGCGATTGATTTACTAGAAAAAGGTAAAATATCTGATATTCTG